The following proteins are encoded in a genomic region of Longimicrobium sp.:
- a CDS encoding TetR/AcrR family transcriptional regulator, whose protein sequence is MGTKERRDRERQETREKILDAAREMFATHGIEATTMRAIADRVEYTAAAIYHHFKDKDALIIEMVHSDFRALGQQFVRFAMVPDPVERLRLIGLAYVEFAVEKPHHYAVMFMTRTPYSEPDFDRGNPEQDAYALLLHTVAEGMEQGRFRPELNDAEQLAQMMWASVHGLVSLQIAKCDDPWIHWRDLRATSALSIEAMIRGILREG, encoded by the coding sequence ATGGGAACGAAGGAACGGCGGGACCGGGAGCGGCAGGAGACGCGCGAGAAGATTCTCGACGCGGCGCGCGAGATGTTCGCCACGCACGGCATCGAGGCGACCACCATGCGCGCCATCGCCGATCGCGTGGAGTACACGGCGGCCGCCATCTACCATCACTTCAAGGACAAGGACGCGCTGATCATCGAGATGGTGCACAGCGACTTTCGCGCGCTGGGCCAGCAGTTCGTCCGCTTTGCGATGGTGCCCGACCCGGTGGAGCGCCTGCGGCTGATCGGGCTGGCGTACGTGGAGTTCGCCGTCGAAAAGCCGCACCACTATGCCGTCATGTTCATGACCCGCACGCCCTACAGCGAGCCGGACTTCGACCGCGGCAACCCGGAGCAGGACGCCTATGCGCTGCTGCTGCACACGGTGGCGGAAGGGATGGAGCAGGGCCGCTTTCGCCCCGAGCTGAACGACGCGGAGCAGCTTGCGCAGATGATGTGGGCCTCGGTGCACGGGCTGGTGTCGCTGCAGATCGCCAAGTGCGACGACCCGTGGATCCACTGGCGCGACCTGCGGGCGACGTCGGCGCTGAGCATCGAGGCGATGATCCGTGGAATTCTGCGCGAGGGATGA